From Chthonomonas sp., the proteins below share one genomic window:
- a CDS encoding Rieske 2Fe-2S domain-containing protein codes for MDPRLTVDPEIAKAWTLPGSFYHDPALFERSKNEVFGRAWHFLGDTDDLRAPGTVKPITLLEGFLDEPLVLTRDTSDTLHLLSNVCTHRGMKVCEGLSNERFLRCRYHGRRFGLDGRFQHMPEFEGVCDFPGENDHLTAVPFAQWDKLLFASIWPEAPFADVFRPVMERVGWLPLNEFKFSPERSRDYLVRAHWALYVENYLEGLHIPFIHAELNAQLDFAGYTTEMFEHGNLQLGRASGADGIFNLPTSSPDHGERISAYYFWMFPNLMLNFYPWGLSVNVIQPINPELTKVRFLCYVWDESKIEEGAGAALDRVEREDEVVVELVQKGLKSRFYDRGRFSATKEQGTHQFQRLLAKNLTKSPSDRGASGQRFT; via the coding sequence ATGGATCCGCGCCTGACTGTTGACCCCGAAATCGCGAAAGCCTGGACGCTGCCAGGCTCGTTCTATCACGATCCGGCGCTGTTTGAGCGGAGCAAGAACGAAGTGTTTGGGCGGGCGTGGCACTTTCTGGGCGACACCGACGACCTGCGCGCGCCGGGCACCGTCAAGCCGATCACGCTGCTCGAAGGTTTTTTGGATGAGCCGCTGGTGCTCACCCGCGACACCAGCGACACGCTGCACCTGTTGAGCAACGTCTGCACGCATCGCGGCATGAAGGTGTGCGAAGGGCTGAGCAATGAGCGCTTTTTGCGGTGTCGCTACCACGGGCGTCGCTTTGGGCTGGACGGCCGGTTTCAGCATATGCCCGAGTTTGAGGGCGTTTGCGATTTTCCCGGCGAGAACGATCACTTGACGGCGGTGCCGTTTGCCCAGTGGGATAAGTTGCTCTTCGCGAGCATCTGGCCGGAAGCGCCGTTCGCCGACGTGTTTCGCCCGGTTATGGAGCGGGTTGGGTGGCTACCGCTCAACGAGTTCAAGTTCTCGCCCGAGCGGTCGCGCGACTATCTGGTGCGGGCGCACTGGGCGCTGTACGTGGAGAACTACTTGGAGGGCCTCCATATTCCGTTTATCCACGCCGAGCTCAACGCGCAATTGGACTTTGCCGGTTACACGACCGAGATGTTTGAGCACGGCAACCTGCAGTTAGGTCGGGCGAGCGGCGCGGATGGCATCTTCAACTTGCCCACATCGTCCCCGGATCATGGCGAGCGCATTTCGGCCTACTACTTCTGGATGTTCCCGAACTTGATGCTGAACTTCTACCCATGGGGGCTGAGCGTGAACGTGATTCAGCCAATTAACCCCGAACTGACGAAGGTGAGATTCCTTTGCTATGTGTGGGATGAAAGCAAGATTGAGGAAGGCGCCGGGGCCGCCCTCGACCGCGTGGAGCGGGAAGATGAGGTGGTGGTTGAACTCGTGCAAAAGGGGTTGAAGTCCCGATTTTATGACCGCGGTCGGTTCAGTGCCACAAAAGAACAGGGCACCCACCAATTTCAGCGGCTTCTTGCGAAAAATTTAACAAAATCCCCTAGTGATCGAGGGGCGTCGGGCCAAAGATTCACTTAA
- a CDS encoding PilZ domain-containing protein: MPANFEFLTDYRISLCTPGTDHWVSGYVRMVDGTSVQIECPQAQQFAGVSKLTCYVVQHGRRIDFTATVQELTKDGLFIKLNFDLRITPCEQVGRYEVQLRPSARINGVSIGVRVLDISVNGIGLQVSNHVAVGSELVIDFSLESGLLRVPFVVRHCEPSPSGTSYQLGAVIDTHEKMVATRFQTFAQSFDPFLNSVRKRAS, encoded by the coding sequence ATGCCCGCGAATTTTGAATTCCTGACCGATTACCGCATCAGCCTTTGCACGCCTGGTACGGATCATTGGGTCTCGGGTTATGTGAGAATGGTGGACGGAACTTCGGTTCAGATCGAGTGTCCGCAAGCCCAGCAGTTTGCCGGCGTGAGCAAGTTGACTTGTTACGTTGTGCAGCATGGGCGGCGGATTGATTTCACCGCCACGGTGCAAGAACTGACGAAAGACGGCCTGTTTATCAAGCTCAACTTTGATCTGCGCATCACGCCTTGCGAACAGGTGGGTCGCTACGAGGTGCAGCTTCGGCCATCGGCCCGGATCAACGGCGTCTCCATAGGGGTGCGGGTGCTGGATATCAGCGTAAACGGCATTGGGCTGCAAGTCTCCAACCACGTCGCGGTGGGCTCGGAACTCGTGATTGATTTCTCGCTCGAATCCGGATTGCTTCGTGTCCCCTTTGTGGTGCGACACTGCGAGCCCTCGCCGAGCGGAACTTCTTACCAACTGGGCGCGGTCATTGATACCCACGAAAAGATGGTCGCCACGCGCTTCCAAACATTCGCGCAATCTTTCGATCCTTTCCTCAATTCCGTGCGCAAGCGCGCGAGCTAA
- a CDS encoding ABC transporter ATP-binding protein, with translation MSALALEAKNLHIQYRQKDGKVVEAVRDLSFSVSPGEVVGFLGPNGAGKSSTIKHLMGFQEAKFGEALVFGEKAGQPSANAKIGYLPEVALYYPFLTPLETLKLYGEVQGLRGAALQKEACELLEIVGLSHALKKQNRTLSKGMLQRVGIAQSLLGSPQLLILDEVTSGLDPVGRKELRNLLLERKRNGATLFFSSHELAEVEMLCDRLLLIHQGKLVEERDLPTLKNELRNYAIEFAGHTNLTDLADHIDKTGAQSQRATFGNKELLIQAVARINQAGGQIIDLVSQEGSLEDYFIQTIQEAA, from the coding sequence ATGAGCGCATTGGCTCTTGAAGCAAAGAACCTCCACATCCAATATCGCCAGAAAGATGGCAAGGTTGTCGAGGCGGTTCGCGACCTGAGTTTCTCGGTTTCTCCTGGTGAAGTCGTCGGATTCCTCGGCCCCAACGGGGCCGGGAAGAGTAGCACGATTAAGCACCTGATGGGCTTTCAAGAAGCGAAGTTCGGCGAGGCGCTGGTGTTCGGCGAAAAAGCTGGCCAACCGTCGGCCAATGCCAAAATTGGCTACCTCCCCGAAGTCGCGCTCTACTATCCATTTTTGACACCGCTGGAAACGCTTAAGCTGTACGGCGAAGTGCAAGGCTTACGCGGCGCCGCGTTGCAAAAGGAAGCCTGCGAACTGCTGGAAATCGTCGGCCTGAGCCATGCCCTCAAGAAGCAAAACCGCACCCTGAGCAAGGGCATGCTGCAGCGAGTTGGCATCGCGCAAAGCCTGCTGGGCTCGCCGCAACTCCTCATCCTTGACGAGGTGACCAGCGGTCTCGACCCGGTCGGCCGAAAAGAACTGCGCAACCTGTTGCTAGAACGCAAACGCAACGGCGCGACCCTCTTTTTTAGCAGTCATGAGTTGGCCGAAGTAGAGATGCTTTGCGATCGCCTGCTGCTGATTCACCAAGGCAAGCTTGTCGAAGAACGCGACTTGCCGACTCTGAAAAACGAGCTGAGAAATTACGCGATTGAGTTCGCCGGACATACCAACCTCACGGACCTAGCCGATCACATTGACAAGACTGGTGCCCAATCCCAGCGCGCAACCTTCGGCAATAAGGAATTGCTGATTCAGGCCGTCGCCAGGATCAACCAAGCGGGCGGCCAGATCATTGATCTTGTCTCGCAAGAAGGCTCGCTCGAAGACTACTTTATTCAAACCATTCAGGAGGCCGCATGA
- a CDS encoding ABC transporter permease subunit, with protein MTQVWKAIARGVVIETIRRKDLWVIAILGFIIMLSAGALGFFGFQGLQSFAKDLAVSVLGLFSTIIAITTTSRLMPEEIKNRTLYPLLARPIRRIDLLIGKLAGAIAVSWLSFLLLAVVTAVSLAIFRVTFEPIMLQYLLCKMFGLAVVCGVTFALSTLMTPAAAATMSFILAFGSSMIVRALVMANDANPGAGGFFFKALNGVLPQVNLFDLGSRVANDQWGMVPMWVVGALLAYAVLYTSAMLGVSWLKFRRQAV; from the coding sequence ATGACACAAGTTTGGAAAGCCATCGCCCGCGGCGTCGTGATCGAAACGATCCGCCGCAAAGACCTTTGGGTAATCGCCATTCTTGGCTTTATCATCATGCTGAGCGCAGGGGCCCTTGGCTTCTTCGGATTCCAAGGCTTACAGTCGTTCGCCAAGGACCTCGCGGTGAGCGTGCTGGGACTGTTCTCGACGATCATCGCGATCACGACCACCTCGCGGTTGATGCCCGAGGAGATCAAGAATCGCACGCTGTACCCGCTGCTCGCGCGGCCCATTCGACGCATTGATTTGCTCATCGGCAAGCTCGCCGGAGCCATCGCCGTGAGCTGGCTGAGCTTCCTTTTGCTCGCCGTGGTGACCGCCGTTTCGCTCGCGATTTTCCGCGTGACGTTCGAGCCGATCATGCTCCAGTACCTGCTGTGCAAGATGTTTGGACTCGCCGTGGTGTGCGGCGTCACCTTCGCCCTGAGCACCCTCATGACTCCGGCCGCCGCCGCCACGATGAGTTTTATCCTCGCGTTCGGCAGCAGCATGATCGTGCGGGCGTTGGTCATGGCCAATGACGCCAACCCGGGTGCGGGCGGATTTTTCTTTAAGGCGCTCAACGGCGTGCTTCCGCAAGTCAATCTTTTCGATCTCGGCAGCCGCGTGGCCAACGACCAGTGGGGCATGGTTCCCATGTGGGTGGTCGGCGCGCTCCTCGCTTATGCGGTCCTCTACACCAGCGCCATGCTCGGGGTGTCGTGGCTCAAGTTCCGACGCCAGGCGGTTTAA
- a CDS encoding S1/P1 nuclease, translated as MRTFAVMFLAGSALASWAWHDTGHMVIGRIAEREMTADPAKVNALLANLPAKDAAEGSFGYPTLGAGSLGSGPELAGQPSALDWASVWPDKVRRTWMDRPDWHYINYPVLGPGGKAPAERPGNVEKAIVAMVEFAKNTGNPANSRAVALAWVCHLIGDLHMPLHATAYYSSLHPEGDRGGNIFFLRKDPVTHKWEPRKDWNLHTFWDKMGKAEDLGVSVILDRVLDLNFGTPRYTNLNQIQANVGAWARESLQIAKTSAYKEVKNGWLVPLSPFATTVSPEYQRRAQEVSLERVNQAGRRLAAVIDYIFRD; from the coding sequence ATGCGTACTTTTGCGGTTATGTTCCTGGCCGGTTCGGCCCTCGCCAGTTGGGCTTGGCACGATACCGGGCACATGGTGATCGGGCGGATTGCCGAGCGGGAAATGACCGCTGACCCGGCAAAGGTCAACGCGCTGCTAGCGAATCTCCCGGCGAAAGATGCCGCCGAAGGCAGCTTTGGCTACCCCACGCTGGGGGCGGGCAGTTTGGGTTCTGGTCCGGAACTCGCTGGTCAGCCGAGCGCGCTGGATTGGGCAAGCGTTTGGCCCGACAAAGTGCGCCGCACCTGGATGGATCGACCTGACTGGCACTACATTAACTATCCGGTCCTCGGTCCCGGCGGCAAGGCTCCCGCGGAACGCCCGGGCAACGTCGAAAAAGCGATTGTGGCCATGGTCGAATTCGCGAAGAACACCGGCAACCCGGCTAACTCGCGCGCCGTCGCTCTGGCGTGGGTGTGTCACCTCATCGGCGACCTGCACATGCCGCTCCACGCGACGGCCTACTACAGCTCGCTCCACCCCGAGGGCGATCGCGGCGGCAACATATTTTTCTTGCGGAAGGACCCCGTGACCCACAAATGGGAGCCCCGGAAGGACTGGAACCTGCACACGTTTTGGGACAAGATGGGCAAGGCCGAGGATCTCGGCGTTTCGGTGATTCTCGACCGCGTGCTGGACCTGAACTTCGGGACTCCGCGCTATACCAACCTCAACCAGATTCAAGCAAATGTCGGCGCGTGGGCACGCGAGAGTTTGCAGATTGCCAAGACTTCGGCGTACAAGGAGGTCAAGAACGGCTGGCTCGTGCCGCTCAGCCCGTTCGCCACGACCGTGAGCCCTGAGTATCAGCGCCGGGCGCAAGAGGTTTCTCTGGAGCGGGTGAACCAAGCGGGTCGCCGACTCGCCGCCGTGATCGACTACATTTTCCGCGATTAG
- the sdhA gene encoding succinate dehydrogenase (quinone) flavoprotein subunit has protein sequence MAAQRTVVVVGGGLAGLMTTLKLAEAGHKVKLFSVVPVKRSHSVCAQGGINGAVNLRGEGDSPFLHFEDTITGGDFLNHQPPVMRMAERAPAIIYLLDRMGVPFNRTSEGLLSFRRFGGTLKHRTAHAGATTGQQLLYALDEQVRRFEDQNLVEKYEAFEFTGLIKDSEGRCRGIVAQDLRTMKIEGHAADAVVIATGGNGIIFGRTTNSVINSGSAVSICYQEGAVYANPEMVQIHPTAIVGEDKCRLMSESVRGEGGRVWTPRDPMDSRKPVDIPEQDRWYVCEELDPVYGNLLSRDIVSFIIYCVCRMNRGIGAKQQVYLDITHLHQDRGGRFTRDQINDKLEGVLEIYEKFMREDPIVTPMKIYPAQHYTMGGLWVDYEKGHEETLDVNSHRNQMTTIPGLYAAGECEYQYHGANRLGANALLTCLTGGELTALGVQAYLRNLPATGEDLASSVVADAVSKNQSQYDDILKSSGTDNPYQVHDDLTKVMWNNCGIWRVQKDLLQAKSDLNDLTDRAKKCAVIDGTAWSNQAAPFTRALQNMVEMSKAIVEGALTRDESRGAHFKMDTPDRNDDKWLCTTKASWTAAGPTIDLSEKIECNVMAPRARKYRINQNMIVKEIMGEDALSGVGKK, from the coding sequence ATGGCAGCCCAACGCACCGTTGTTGTTGTGGGAGGCGGTTTGGCCGGCCTCATGACCACCCTGAAACTCGCTGAAGCGGGGCACAAGGTGAAGCTGTTTAGCGTGGTGCCCGTGAAGCGCAGTCACAGCGTGTGCGCGCAAGGCGGCATCAATGGCGCGGTGAACCTGCGCGGCGAGGGCGACTCGCCGTTTCTGCACTTTGAAGACACGATTACCGGTGGCGACTTCCTGAACCACCAACCGCCGGTGATGCGCATGGCCGAGCGCGCGCCCGCCATTATCTACCTGCTCGACCGCATGGGCGTGCCGTTCAATCGCACGTCGGAAGGCCTCCTCTCGTTCCGACGGTTTGGCGGAACGCTGAAGCATCGCACGGCGCACGCCGGGGCGACCACCGGACAGCAGCTCCTGTACGCGCTGGACGAACAGGTGCGACGATTTGAGGATCAAAACCTGGTCGAAAAGTACGAAGCCTTTGAATTCACGGGGTTAATCAAAGACAGCGAAGGTCGCTGCCGCGGAATCGTGGCGCAAGACCTGCGCACCATGAAGATTGAGGGTCACGCCGCCGACGCGGTCGTGATCGCTACCGGCGGCAACGGGATCATCTTTGGCCGCACGACCAACTCGGTGATCAACTCGGGTTCGGCCGTGAGCATTTGCTACCAAGAGGGGGCGGTGTACGCCAACCCCGAGATGGTGCAGATTCACCCGACCGCGATTGTCGGCGAAGATAAGTGTCGCCTGATGAGCGAGTCGGTACGTGGGGAAGGGGGCCGAGTTTGGACGCCGCGCGACCCCATGGACAGCCGCAAACCGGTGGATATTCCTGAGCAGGATCGCTGGTATGTTTGCGAAGAACTCGACCCGGTGTACGGTAACTTGCTGAGCCGCGATATTGTCAGCTTTATCATTTACTGCGTTTGCCGCATGAACCGCGGCATCGGCGCTAAGCAACAGGTTTATCTCGATATCACACACCTTCACCAAGATCGTGGCGGACGCTTTACGCGCGACCAGATCAACGACAAACTGGAAGGCGTGTTGGAGATTTACGAGAAGTTTATGCGTGAAGATCCGATCGTCACGCCGATGAAGATTTATCCCGCTCAGCACTACACGATGGGTGGACTTTGGGTGGACTACGAAAAGGGCCACGAAGAAACTCTTGACGTGAATAGCCATCGCAATCAGATGACAACGATTCCTGGGCTTTATGCGGCCGGCGAGTGCGAATATCAGTATCACGGCGCGAATCGCTTAGGCGCTAACGCGTTGCTTACCTGCCTTACTGGTGGGGAATTGACCGCCCTTGGCGTGCAAGCCTATTTGCGCAATCTGCCCGCCACTGGTGAGGACCTTGCGAGCAGCGTGGTGGCCGATGCGGTCAGCAAGAACCAGTCGCAATATGACGACATTCTTAAGTCCAGCGGCACCGACAATCCGTATCAAGTGCACGATGATTTGACCAAGGTGATGTGGAACAACTGCGGAATTTGGCGCGTGCAAAAGGACTTGCTGCAAGCCAAGAGTGACCTCAACGATCTGACCGATCGGGCGAAAAAGTGTGCCGTCATTGACGGCACGGCGTGGAGCAATCAGGCCGCTCCGTTCACCCGCGCGCTGCAAAATATGGTCGAGATGTCGAAGGCGATTGTGGAAGGCGCGCTTACCCGCGACGAGTCGCGCGGCGCTCACTTTAAGATGGACACGCCCGACCGCAACGACGACAAGTGGCTGTGCACAACCAAGGCGAGTTGGACCGCGGCTGGCCCGACGATTGACCTCAGCGAGAAGATTGAGTGCAACGTCATGGCGCCGCGGGCCCGGAAATACCGCATCAACCAGAACATGATTGTTAAGGAAATCATGGGCGAAGATGCCCTTTCCGGCGTCGGCAAAAAATAG
- a CDS encoding PEP-CTERM sorting domain-containing protein produces MLKHALALGCLAALPLVSSASYEMGLVMQGLKVHRWDPVSNTYLGNFNLLASGTSIISYQSTGESYVLSGSWVYKYDYNSGEYRGRVDVGAGAGSISKGMNDGEFLIGYSGNVLRRSVATGAAIGTPLAWAGGGFSYLEGAAAMRSTGVYYLLAERTTYFEDYDYLIGVNSSSTWVGNFRNAGIWGGTNSGIRGGDVSGNLVGFLTTISGSNQFSTEYARRNASDTLDYAFDNLSIGASRPSYMLFGHNESAVRLLGSNSGYFFTRTSFDGGFGATQTLLSWIDPAADVNGFSMIVAPEPGSLAAIGLGALLLLRKRK; encoded by the coding sequence ATGCTCAAACATGCTCTTGCTTTAGGTTGTCTCGCCGCGCTGCCGCTCGTCTCCAGCGCCTCCTACGAAATGGGCCTGGTGATGCAGGGGCTGAAGGTTCACCGGTGGGATCCGGTGAGCAACACCTACCTGGGTAACTTCAATCTGCTGGCGAGCGGCACCTCGATAATTTCGTATCAATCAACCGGCGAATCCTACGTTTTGTCGGGCAGTTGGGTCTACAAATACGATTACAATTCGGGCGAATATCGCGGGCGAGTTGACGTCGGTGCCGGGGCGGGTTCCATCTCCAAAGGTATGAACGATGGCGAGTTCCTTATCGGTTACTCGGGCAACGTGCTACGCCGAAGCGTAGCGACAGGAGCTGCCATTGGCACTCCCCTCGCTTGGGCGGGCGGCGGATTTTCGTACCTTGAAGGCGCAGCTGCCATGCGCAGCACCGGCGTGTATTATCTGCTCGCGGAACGAACAACCTACTTTGAGGATTATGATTACCTGATCGGCGTCAATTCTTCGAGTACCTGGGTCGGAAACTTCCGCAACGCGGGTATTTGGGGAGGCACGAATAGCGGGATTCGTGGAGGAGATGTAAGCGGCAACTTGGTAGGATTCTTGACTACCATCTCTGGTTCAAACCAGTTCTCAACCGAATATGCCCGCCGCAACGCCTCGGACACGTTGGATTACGCATTTGATAACCTTTCGATCGGAGCCTCTCGGCCCAGTTATATGCTGTTTGGCCACAACGAATCGGCCGTCAGACTTCTGGGGTCGAACAGCGGATACTTCTTCACGCGGACATCCTTTGATGGTGGCTTTGGCGCCACGCAAACGTTACTCAGTTGGATTGATCCTGCAGCGGACGTAAATGGCTTTAGCATGATCGTCGCGCCTGAACCCGGCTCGCTCGCCGCCATTGGGCTCGGCGCGCTGCTCCTGCTCCGAAAGCGCAAATAG
- the nhaA gene encoding Na+/H+ antiporter NhaA, whose amino-acid sequence MRAPRSEFGDALPNRSGRAARIARSRRFFRPLLEFSHTTSAGGIVLLAATIVALVWSNVVGVEAYTRFFETKIGLSWGDAGFKMSIRHWVDDFLMSIFFLVVGLEIKRELFMGELSTRRKATLPALAALGGMVIPAGIFLLLNSGQASARAWGIPMATDIAFSLGLLSLLGNRVPTSLKVFLAAYAIVDDLGAILVITLFYSSGVNAMGLLVAAGFLLAMGLLNFMGVRRLFPYMALGLGVWAGIYSSGVHASIAGVLVAFTIPLWVRMDRTAFLERAKASLQEIEEGGSSDEPHLTDEEQYHLGRLERAIENAQFPLQRLENLLHSGVAFVVLPLFALANAGVPLGGGQLGSSLSLGIILGLVFGKPLGIVAFAWLGAKLKLCDLPKHSNWGQIVGVGFLGGVGFTMAIFISNLALDSAAVQNQAKLAILVASGVAAVVGLLIVKLSSRRRFRL is encoded by the coding sequence ATGCGAGCGCCTCGTTCCGAATTTGGTGACGCCTTGCCGAACCGTTCAGGACGGGCGGCCCGCATCGCGCGGAGCCGAAGGTTTTTCCGACCTCTGTTGGAGTTCTCGCACACCACCAGCGCGGGCGGCATCGTTCTGCTCGCTGCCACAATCGTCGCGCTCGTGTGGAGCAACGTCGTCGGCGTGGAGGCTTACACCCGCTTTTTTGAAACCAAGATTGGCCTCAGTTGGGGCGATGCTGGGTTCAAAATGTCGATTCGCCATTGGGTGGACGACTTCCTCATGTCGATCTTCTTCCTCGTGGTGGGGCTAGAGATCAAGCGCGAGCTCTTTATGGGCGAGCTCAGCACACGTCGCAAAGCCACGCTTCCGGCGCTTGCCGCTCTCGGGGGAATGGTGATTCCGGCGGGAATTTTCTTGCTTCTGAATTCGGGTCAGGCTTCCGCGCGCGCCTGGGGGATCCCGATGGCCACCGACATCGCGTTTTCGCTGGGGTTGCTTTCGTTGCTCGGCAACCGCGTGCCGACCTCGCTGAAGGTGTTCCTGGCGGCGTACGCCATCGTTGACGACCTCGGCGCGATCCTCGTCATCACGCTCTTCTATTCATCGGGCGTCAACGCCATGGGCCTGCTTGTGGCGGCCGGGTTTTTGCTGGCCATGGGTCTGCTCAACTTCATGGGGGTGCGCCGACTCTTCCCCTACATGGCTCTGGGGCTGGGAGTTTGGGCGGGCATTTACAGCAGTGGCGTGCATGCCTCCATCGCCGGGGTGCTCGTCGCGTTCACCATTCCGCTATGGGTGCGCATGGATCGCACCGCGTTTTTGGAGCGGGCGAAGGCGAGTTTGCAAGAGATTGAAGAAGGCGGCAGCAGCGACGAGCCGCACCTGACCGACGAGGAGCAGTATCACCTTGGCCGGTTGGAGCGGGCAATCGAGAATGCGCAGTTCCCGTTGCAACGCCTCGAGAACTTGCTCCATAGCGGCGTCGCTTTTGTCGTGCTGCCGCTGTTTGCCTTAGCCAATGCGGGTGTGCCGCTCGGCGGCGGTCAGCTGGGCAGTTCCTTGTCGCTCGGCATCATCCTGGGCTTGGTGTTCGGGAAGCCGCTGGGCATCGTGGCGTTTGCTTGGCTCGGCGCGAAACTCAAGCTTTGCGATTTGCCGAAGCATTCCAATTGGGGGCAGATTGTGGGCGTCGGCTTCCTTGGCGGGGTGGGATTCACCATGGCGATTTTCATCAGCAACCTCGCGCTGGATTCGGCCGCAGTTCAGAATCAGGCGAAGCTCGCGATTCTTGTCGCCAGTGGCGTGGCCGCGGTGGTGGGGCTGTTGATCGTGAAGCTCAGCTCGCGTCGGCGCTTCCGGCTGTAG
- a CDS encoding glycosyltransferase family 4 protein, translating into MKLTVVDGEPKGHYLGLHFRIILREAVRRGWQVHLVTTQRALDHQVFAMLNEEFAGKFSTSLMTDIVNSENFSNKKKIWQHFQRWFAMRDGFRASLRDFQPDIVYQVALEKSDLPMGVLGSPYDKAPFVGLLMNRYFHAPTMGLRVEKLSRRDRLMGWAYERLLRIPTLQRIVNIDPLLTEYPKKMGWRGADKGIYIPDTGAYKPFEIRPGARAHFGVPEDKFVLLNYGAMTPRKGVAEMIAGLAHPDCPAHVVGLHAGRSDAGVKEMLAGETAQRLVAEGRLFVHDRFLSDEEECAAFVACDVAWLGYIHFFGMSSVLINAGTMGKPVLAQNQGLCDHFVLENNLGEVANVFDPADVAQALARLSTRPKETQAQGENNRRFSENHRSELFGQRICDVLATAGSADAS; encoded by the coding sequence ATGAAGCTAACGGTTGTTGACGGAGAGCCGAAGGGGCATTATCTGGGGCTCCACTTTCGCATCATCCTGCGCGAGGCCGTGCGCCGCGGCTGGCAGGTGCACCTTGTCACCACCCAACGGGCGCTCGATCACCAGGTGTTCGCGATGCTCAACGAGGAGTTTGCTGGAAAATTCTCCACCTCGCTGATGACCGATATAGTTAACTCGGAAAACTTCTCCAACAAGAAGAAGATTTGGCAACACTTCCAGCGGTGGTTCGCCATGCGCGACGGATTCCGCGCGAGCCTCCGCGACTTTCAACCCGACATCGTGTACCAAGTCGCGCTCGAAAAGAGCGACCTGCCGATGGGCGTACTCGGCTCGCCCTACGACAAAGCCCCGTTTGTCGGCTTGCTTATGAACCGCTACTTTCACGCGCCGACGATGGGTTTGCGGGTCGAGAAACTGAGTCGCCGCGACCGTCTGATGGGCTGGGCGTACGAGCGTTTGCTGCGTATTCCCACCCTCCAGCGCATCGTCAATATCGATCCTCTACTCACCGAGTACCCCAAGAAAATGGGCTGGCGAGGCGCGGATAAGGGCATCTACATTCCGGATACCGGCGCCTACAAACCGTTTGAGATTCGGCCCGGCGCGCGGGCTCACTTTGGTGTGCCCGAGGATAAGTTCGTGCTGCTGAACTACGGCGCGATGACGCCGCGCAAGGGCGTGGCCGAGATGATCGCCGGACTCGCGCACCCCGACTGCCCCGCCCATGTTGTGGGCTTACACGCCGGTCGCAGCGATGCCGGCGTCAAGGAAATGCTCGCTGGCGAAACCGCGCAGCGACTGGTCGCCGAGGGGCGACTGTTCGTCCACGACCGATTTTTGAGCGACGAAGAAGAGTGCGCGGCGTTCGTCGCGTGCGACGTGGCCTGGCTGGGCTACATCCACTTTTTTGGCATGAGCAGCGTGCTGATTAACGCCGGCACCATGGGCAAGCCGGTGCTTGCCCAAAACCAAGGGCTCTGCGACCACTTTGTCCTTGAGAACAATCTCGGCGAGGTGGCGAATGTCTTCGATCCGGCAGATGTCGCGCAGGCGTTGGCGAGGCTCTCCACTCGGCCCAAAGAGACTCAGGCCCAGGGCGAGAACAATCGCCGGTTCTCCGAGAACCACCGCTCCGAGTTGTTCGGGCAGCGCATTTGCGACGTATTGGCTACAGCCGGAAGCGCCGACGCGAGCTGA
- a CDS encoding NAD-dependent epimerase/dehydratase family protein yields the protein MIWITGGGGFLGRELARQRPDAVATTRAEVDLLNFDAVRRFVRDRGVDTIIHSGAHVGGLGFQLANAGSVAVHNTRMGINVLEALAERGGHFVLVSTACIYPEDAPIPTPEDSVNTGPPAPSVAAYGHSKRMVHAAAEALAKEGRLTFATMVPSNIYGAGDHFDEAKSHVASGLIRRAIETVRRGEPEFKIWGTGRATRDFIHVRDAARAVLLGLKPEAHGELWNVGSGREMPIREMAELILELVGFQGTTTWDTTKPDGTLRKTLDISKIQRGLGFEPSVSLADGLRETITWAQEHLANGHN from the coding sequence ATGATCTGGATCACCGGCGGCGGCGGATTTCTTGGCCGAGAACTCGCCCGCCAACGCCCCGACGCCGTCGCCACGACCCGCGCCGAAGTTGACCTGCTCAATTTCGACGCGGTTCGTCGGTTTGTGCGCGACCGCGGTGTAGACACCATCATCCATTCAGGCGCGCACGTGGGCGGTCTCGGATTTCAACTCGCCAACGCCGGTAGTGTAGCCGTCCACAACACGCGCATGGGCATCAACGTCCTGGAGGCGTTGGCCGAGCGCGGCGGCCACTTTGTGCTGGTGAGCACCGCCTGCATCTACCCCGAAGATGCGCCGATTCCAACGCCCGAGGACTCGGTCAACACCGGTCCGCCCGCCCCCAGCGTGGCCGCCTACGGCCATAGCAAGCGCATGGTGCATGCTGCCGCCGAGGCCCTGGCCAAAGAAGGTCGTCTGACATTTGCCACCATGGTGCCGAGCAACATTTACGGCGCGGGCGACCACTTCGACGAAGCCAAGAGCCACGTCGCCAGCGGTCTCATCCGGCGCGCCATCGAGACCGTGCGCCGGGGCGAACCGGAGTTCAAAATTTGGGGCACCGGGCGAGCGACCCGCGACTTTATCCACGTCCGCGATGCCGCCCGCGCGGTGTTGCTAGGCTTGAAACCTGAAGCCCATGGCGAACTTTGGAACGTCGGCAGCGGTCGCGAGATGCCGATCCGTGAGATGGCCGAACTGATTCTCGAACTTGTGGGGTTCCAGGGAACGACGACCTGGGACACGACAAAGCCCGATGGCACGCTCCGCAAAACCCTCGATATCAGCAAGATCCAGCGGGGGCTCGGGTTCGAACCGAGCGTGAGCCTCGCCGACGGCTTGCGAGAGACCATCACATGGGCTCAAGAGCACCTGGCAAATGGCCATAATTAA